In the genome of Christensenella timonensis, one region contains:
- a CDS encoding SOS response-associated peptidase family protein gives MCEKYNIDKNMPAIHSVLKIINKREDFVQPGDKQPRQTVPALTMQRKKILCLPMIWGLNSDRQVEYDKLIYNVCQEHVLYERFYRRELLEHPVVLPASSFYESKVVKKDVVNQYKCYKSKKAPIYLAGFYKEYREKDGSVVKRAAVLTTLANKYMLPYQCRMPILLNQHEILAWLNGSCLEYFLHRVPYHVKIEQVSCRAGES, from the coding sequence AAATCATTAATAAGAGAGAGGATTTTGTACAGCCGGGAGACAAACAACCCAGGCAGACAGTACCTGCATTGACAATGCAAAGGAAAAAGATTCTATGCCTGCCAATGATTTGGGGCCTCAACAGCGATCGTCAGGTGGAATATGACAAATTGATATATAATGTTTGCCAGGAACATGTATTGTACGAGCGATTTTATCGCAGGGAGCTATTGGAACATCCTGTAGTGTTGCCGGCATCCAGCTTTTATGAGAGCAAGGTCGTAAAAAAGGATGTAGTAAACCAGTATAAATGCTATAAAAGTAAAAAAGCGCCGATATACCTTGCGGGTTTTTATAAGGAATACAGGGAAAAAGACGGCAGTGTGGTCAAGAGGGCAGCGGTGCTCACAACATTAGCCAATAAGTATATGCTTCCATACCAATGCCGGATGCCCATACTATTGAATCAACATGAGATCCTGGCATGGCTGAACGGCAGCTGCCTGGAATATTTTTTGCATAGGGTGCCGTACCACGTCAAAATCGAGCAGGTATCCTGCCGAGCGGGGGAAAGCTGA